The Williamsoniiplasma somnilux genome includes a window with the following:
- a CDS encoding ROK family protein — MKKVLGIDLGGTSAKVGVVNQFGEIEKSLIIKNDSDNLLVNIYNQTLIALENWGYDYAIDIERIGFATPGFLDHEEGIVRISGNLGWRDFDLKSQLEAIFVTKPISVLNDANAAALGEFWTGAASTYNSEIFYTLGTGIGGAIVIDGKLISGENGFAGEFGHGGHMQTKFSCNCGLRYCLEPSASVVRIANEIEKEVKNNPRSSLTKYFKNIKEFNFKSISEAYIKAGKPVEIKDFLLDSWKPLFSHMSIMIGALNPKAIIIGGGASAMGQPLIEIFEEGLSPFILNIYKGKIRIEIAKLGNEAGIVGAAYYAINNWEY, encoded by the coding sequence ATGAAAAAAGTATTGGGTATAGATCTTGGAGGAACCTCAGCTAAAGTTGGAGTCGTTAATCAATTTGGTGAGATAGAAAAATCATTAATTATAAAAAACGATAGCGATAATTTATTGGTTAATATATATAATCAAACGCTTATTGCTTTAGAAAATTGAGGATATGATTATGCTATTGATATCGAGAGAATTGGTTTCGCAACACCGGGATTTTTAGATCACGAAGAAGGAATTGTTAGAATTTCAGGAAATTTAGGTTGAAGAGATTTTGATTTAAAGTCTCAATTAGAAGCGATTTTTGTAACTAAACCTATATCTGTTTTAAATGATGCAAATGCAGCGGCATTAGGTGAATTTTGAACAGGTGCTGCTTCAACTTATAATTCTGAAATATTTTATACGTTAGGAACAGGAATTGGGGGAGCTATTGTAATTGATGGTAAATTAATTTCTGGAGAAAACGGTTTTGCAGGAGAATTTGGCCATGGTGGTCACATGCAAACTAAATTTTCATGCAACTGTGGTTTGAGATATTGTTTAGAACCTTCTGCATCTGTTGTTAGAATAGCTAACGAAATTGAAAAAGAAGTTAAAAATAATCCAAGATCATCTTTAACCAAATACTTTAAAAATATTAAAGAATTTAATTTTAAATCTATATCAGAAGCTTATATTAAAGCTGGTAAACCCGTTGAAATTAAAGATTTTTTATTAGATTCTTGAAAACCTCTATTTTCTCATATGTCAATAATGATAGGTGCTTTAAATCCAAAAGCAATCATCATTGGTGGTGGTGCTAGCGCTATGGGTCAACCTTTAATTGAAATTTTTGAAGAAGGTTTAAGTCCATTTATTTTAAATATTTACAAAGGCAAAATACGAATAGAAATTGCAAAACTTGGAAACGAAGCAGGTATTGTAGGTGCTGCTTACTATGCAATAAATAATTGAGAATATTAA
- a CDS encoding DUF896 domain-containing protein yields the protein MNISKMTIEEIVKEINNFFEISKKKELTKEEKNIRDELRKTYINSYKENLISNLKNIKVVDKNGKDITPSKIKKLKEENK from the coding sequence ATGAATATAAGTAAAATGACAATTGAAGAAATTGTTAAAGAAATAAATAATTTTTTTGAAATTTCTAAAAAAAAGGAACTAACTAAAGAAGAAAAAAATATTCGTGACGAATTGCGAAAAACCTACATTAATTCATATAAAGAAAATTTAATATCTAATTTAAAAAATATTAAAGTTGTTGATAAAAACGGTAAAGATATTACACCTAGCAAAATTAAAAAACTTAAAGAGGAGAATAAATAA
- the tkt gene encoding transketolase, producing MVNNKSNDNLNAIRILGVQAVNKANSGHPGIVLGAAPMMYSLFVNKMNYSSKHVKWFNRDRFVLSAGHGSALLYSTLHLTGFNVKIDDLKNFRQWGSITPGHPEKHLTEGVEVTTGPLGQGIGMAVGMAVAESFLSVKYNKPDFEIINHYTYVLCGDGDLQEGVAQEAISFAGKNKLNKLILLHDSNDVQLDDLVKEAQIEDLHKRFEASGWNTILVKDGENINEIDKAIDEAKKSDKPTYIEVKTIIGLGASKQGTSAVHGSPLGNDISKVNDYFDWKHVDFTIPQSVTDFYQNNVINVGQDKFKTWENLFKKYEVTYKNEAKELLNAINGEWKINNDEINELNSGKTQATRISSGLIFNSIAKTNPTLIGGSADLASSTKIKGVDGNFSSENRTGRNIMYGVREFGMTTINNGMAAHGGVLPVGSGFFVFADYMKPAMRLASIMNLQELFIFTHDSIAVGEDGPTHEPIEQLAMLRAIPNHNVIRPADFNETVAAYKIGLESKTTPTSIILTRQDLKELQHENVLENVKKGAYIISDVTNPKITLIGSGSEVSLAIEVQELLNKNGILTRVVSMPSMNLFDKQEQSYKNKIIDKNTIRISLEMGTTFGWSKYTGDNGLNFGIDRFGESAPGNLVIEKFGFTANNIYNEIMKKVK from the coding sequence ATGGTTAACAATAAAAGCAATGATAATTTAAATGCAATCAGAATTTTGGGAGTACAAGCAGTGAACAAAGCTAATTCAGGGCACCCTGGAATAGTATTAGGAGCTGCACCAATGATGTATTCTTTATTTGTTAACAAAATGAATTATAGTTCTAAACATGTAAAATGATTTAATAGAGATCGCTTTGTGTTGTCAGCAGGACATGGTTCAGCATTATTGTATTCAACATTACATCTAACTGGATTTAATGTAAAGATTGACGATTTAAAAAACTTTAGACAATGAGGTTCAATTACACCAGGTCACCCAGAAAAACACTTAACAGAAGGGGTTGAAGTGACTACAGGACCACTAGGACAAGGTATTGGTATGGCTGTAGGTATGGCTGTTGCAGAATCATTTTTAAGTGTTAAGTATAACAAACCCGATTTTGAAATCATTAATCACTATACATACGTTTTATGTGGCGATGGTGATTTACAAGAAGGAGTCGCTCAAGAAGCGATTTCATTCGCTGGTAAAAATAAATTAAATAAACTTATCTTATTACATGATTCTAATGATGTTCAATTGGATGATTTGGTTAAAGAAGCACAAATAGAAGATCTTCATAAACGTTTTGAAGCATCAGGTTGAAATACTATTCTTGTTAAAGACGGTGAAAATATTAATGAAATCGATAAAGCGATTGATGAAGCTAAAAAATCAGATAAGCCAACATACATTGAAGTTAAAACAATTATTGGTTTAGGAGCTTCAAAACAAGGAACTAGCGCTGTTCACGGAAGTCCTCTTGGAAACGATATATCTAAAGTTAATGATTACTTTGATTGAAAACATGTTGACTTCACTATTCCTCAATCAGTTACTGATTTTTATCAAAATAACGTAATCAATGTTGGTCAAGATAAATTTAAAACTTGAGAAAATTTATTCAAAAAATATGAAGTTACTTATAAAAATGAAGCAAAAGAACTTTTGAATGCTATTAACGGTGAATGAAAAATTAACAATGATGAAATTAATGAATTAAATTCTGGTAAAACTCAAGCAACTCGTATAAGTTCGGGTTTAATATTTAATTCAATTGCGAAAACAAACCCAACATTAATAGGAGGATCTGCAGATTTAGCATCTTCTACTAAGATTAAAGGTGTGGATGGCAATTTTTCATCAGAAAATAGAACTGGTAGAAATATCATGTACGGTGTAAGAGAATTTGGAATGACCACAATCAACAATGGTATGGCTGCTCATGGTGGAGTTTTGCCAGTTGGATCAGGATTCTTTGTTTTTGCTGACTATATGAAACCTGCGATGCGTTTAGCATCAATCATGAATTTACAAGAATTGTTTATTTTTACTCACGATTCAATTGCTGTTGGAGAAGATGGCCCAACACATGAACCAATTGAGCAACTTGCGATGTTAAGAGCAATTCCTAATCACAATGTTATTAGACCAGCTGATTTTAATGAAACAGTGGCTGCATATAAAATAGGATTAGAATCAAAAACAACTCCAACATCAATCATATTAACAAGACAAGATTTAAAAGAATTACAACACGAAAACGTTTTAGAAAATGTTAAAAAAGGTGCATATATAATTTCTGATGTAACTAATCCAAAAATTACTTTAATTGGATCAGGTTCAGAAGTTAGTTTAGCAATTGAAGTTCAAGAATTATTAAATAAAAACGGCATTTTAACAAGAGTTGTATCAATGCCTTCAATGAATTTATTTGATAAACAAGAACAAAGTTACAAAAATAAAATTATAGATAAAAACACAATTAGAATTTCATTGGAAATGGGAACTACATTCGGTTGAAGCAAATACACCGGTGATAATGGTTTAAATTTTGGAATTGATAGATTCGGAGAATCTGCACCAGGTAACCTTGTTATTGAAAAATTTGGGTTTACAGCAAATAATATATACAATGAAATTATGAAGAAAGTTAAATAG
- a CDS encoding YneF family protein, with protein MNIALLAELSGGALIGTLIGVIIGALLVGGIAGFFITRAIVKKQLKDNPPITEAQIRAMYMSMGRKPSEGDIKKTMNAMKNAKKK; from the coding sequence ATGAATATAGCATTATTAGCAGAATTATCAGGTGGAGCTTTAATTGGTACTTTAATTGGAGTAATTATAGGAGCTTTATTAGTTGGTGGAATTGCAGGATTCTTTATTACAAGAGCAATTGTAAAAAAACAATTGAAAGATAATCCACCAATTACAGAAGCTCAAATTAGAGCCATGTACATGAGCATGGGACGTAAACCAAGTGAAGGCGACATTAAAAAAACAATGAACGCCATGAAAAACGCTAAGAAAAAATAA
- a CDS encoding glycerol-3-phosphate acyltransferase, translated as MNFLGIILASIFGYLLGSVSFSIIVVQWRKGFDIRTTGSGNAGATNTTRVLGKFWGFIVAFLDGCKVIVTALFAVGLSAINLPLFSETSYFIPAFFVLIGHCWPIWYKFKGGKAVSTFLGLLFISNIFYFIFFMILWFSFAAYTRKVSIASIIAGLSTGLFFIWLPWVSGINEFSYMWNSYDSWSLVWNGPDGEFMRFAWINYLHVPTSELTGYYFADSLLEINLIIMISLIILAYRHFPNIVRIKKRIEPQTFPKMTPEQKAEYRRYIHEPKKKKQKR; from the coding sequence ATGAATTTCTTAGGTATCATTTTAGCTTCAATCTTCGGTTATTTATTAGGCTCTGTTTCCTTTTCAATAATCGTTGTGCAATGAAGAAAAGGATTTGACATTAGAACTACAGGTTCTGGAAATGCTGGAGCCACGAACACAACAAGAGTGCTAGGTAAGTTTTGAGGCTTTATCGTTGCCTTTCTCGATGGATGTAAAGTCATTGTTACAGCATTATTTGCAGTAGGATTATCTGCAATTAATTTGCCTCTATTTAGCGAAACATCTTACTTTATTCCTGCTTTTTTTGTATTAATAGGACATTGTTGACCAATTTGATACAAATTCAAAGGAGGCAAAGCAGTGTCTACTTTTTTAGGATTACTTTTTATTTCTAATATTTTCTACTTCATCTTTTTTATGATTTTATGATTTAGTTTTGCAGCTTATACAAGAAAAGTTTCTATTGCCTCAATTATCGCAGGACTTTCTACAGGTTTGTTTTTTATTTGATTGCCTTGAGTAAGTGGGATTAACGAGTTTAGTTACATGTGAAATTCTTACGATTCTTGATCATTAGTTTGAAATGGTCCTGATGGAGAATTTATGCGATTTGCTTGAATCAATTATTTACATGTTCCGACATCAGAGTTAACGGGTTATTATTTTGCAGATTCATTGTTGGAAATAAATTTAATAATTATGATATCTTTAATAATCTTGGCATATAGACACTTTCCAAACATTGTGAGAATTAAAAAAAGAATTGAACCTCAAACGTTCCCAAAGATGACCCCAGAGCAAAAAGCAGAATACAGAAGATATATTCATGAACCAAAAAAAAAGAAGCAAAAAAGATAA
- a CDS encoding MarR family winged helix-turn-helix transcriptional regulator, with translation MIYHENNEFKDIPTVLKIYMLVINTVKFLYSKIDPQNLDKISILTLMLIYHMPGINQNKVANTLNIDKTTTGRILSKLEEEKYIERVQDKNNKRSNVLRTIEKADQLIEKIAKTVDEYVKNIEDGLTDEEILKLREVVNFLLKNSIKLAR, from the coding sequence ATGATATACCACGAAAACAATGAATTTAAGGATATACCAACAGTTTTAAAAATTTACATGTTAGTTATAAACACAGTAAAATTTTTATACTCAAAAATTGACCCACAAAATTTAGATAAAATAAGCATTTTAACATTAATGCTTATTTACCATATGCCAGGAATCAATCAAAATAAAGTGGCTAATACTTTAAACATTGATAAAACTACAACTGGAAGAATTTTATCTAAACTTGAAGAAGAAAAATATATCGAAAGAGTTCAAGATAAAAATAATAAAAGAAGTAATGTTTTACGCACAATTGAAAAAGCGGATCAATTAATTGAGAAAATAGCTAAAACAGTTGATGAATATGTCAAAAATATTGAAGATGGTTTAACTGATGAAGAAATTTTGAAATTAAGAGAAGTTGTTAATTTTTTACTAAAAAATTCTATAAAACTTGCTAGATAA
- a CDS encoding ABC transporter permease: MKKIKNWLINLWISFITELQDRVLMSRKRIIKFIGIIFVPIIYGVVCLVAFWNPMPNIGNAPTAIMDNDHPILIVENVDISNKKIELGVVNSYQDGDQNNINLEEIYNNPNQSNQFKYDELLKIKLALEESKNSFIFSTDNGEIKKGQLTKLRVLSAWELIKSKLLPKTDIKINDENYQFSTPVITEGLALRNIRYISNANEISKQWEGSKYYLQAKIENNYLSKIVNSFGKLFNSPSNKNEQIDIQPLKIWTTFERNFIFGYYMNTFSNFAKGMFLQSIPGLIIDTALDNVFSTAGIKGEQIRAIIGNEIKVSNKFNEKTNYILLNADLKKLFNFENNEQKKAAEKQIATRTLFGTLNSNGTQPEDFIPGKFINQMKNLQFIFELINKIIFNNNSVIDINEINQIIFKILTGTKLDNKTIDFSKFAITNSDKTVMNQNDFIKGINHVLKENGLANSIGSLIRTIILKTHLENELDQLLNTKWVDVEIRGKENGLYGIGLGEFFLVIGIWIGVLMQTFIYDRAKRRKKSSQSTWYLSKTLLMLLTTFIQVTAQVWMAYAFGWNILGLETILYVWIFLIASGFMFVILIQALWFLVKDESVGKFLVVLVMVLSLASGGGTFPAFSQFKFFEIISYLVPFTYVLKGLGAIVFGVPELGTNPVTTNVVLINFSIIILFVLIFLTLGLLVGARNRHKDILFGSFKGKKILIALKELKRSEEDINSFANGEKKFQKYNWKSLGAEQDLELYRKVKELYPFEGTFKWWKNKDHDKVVKPNETDDDIISRNE, from the coding sequence ATGAAAAAAATTAAAAATTGATTAATTAATTTATGAATTAGTTTTATAACAGAACTCCAAGATCGAGTTTTGATGAGCAGAAAACGAATTATTAAATTTATTGGAATAATTTTTGTGCCAATCATTTACGGCGTTGTTTGTTTAGTAGCCTTTTGAAATCCAATGCCAAACATAGGTAATGCTCCAACTGCAATAATGGATAATGACCATCCGATATTAATTGTTGAAAATGTTGACATTTCAAACAAAAAAATTGAGCTAGGAGTTGTTAATAGTTATCAAGATGGTGATCAAAATAATATTAATTTAGAAGAAATTTACAACAACCCAAATCAATCTAATCAATTTAAATATGATGAATTATTAAAAATTAAATTAGCTTTAGAAGAAAGCAAAAATTCATTTATTTTTTCTACTGATAATGGTGAAATTAAAAAAGGCCAACTAACAAAATTGAGAGTACTTAGTGCTTGAGAGCTTATAAAAAGCAAATTGTTACCTAAAACTGATATAAAAATAAATGATGAAAATTATCAATTTTCAACACCTGTAATCACCGAAGGTTTAGCTTTAAGAAATATTAGATATATTTCAAACGCAAATGAAATTAGCAAACAGTGGGAAGGTTCTAAATATTATTTACAGGCAAAAATAGAAAATAATTATTTAAGTAAAATTGTTAATAGTTTTGGTAAATTATTTAATTCACCTTCTAATAAAAATGAACAAATTGATATTCAACCATTAAAAATATGAACTACTTTTGAACGCAATTTTATTTTTGGATACTACATGAATACATTTTCTAATTTTGCAAAAGGAATGTTTCTTCAAAGCATACCAGGATTAATCATTGACACGGCTCTTGACAATGTTTTTTCAACTGCTGGAATAAAAGGTGAGCAAATAAGAGCGATAATAGGAAATGAAATAAAAGTTTCGAATAAATTTAATGAAAAAACTAACTATATCCTTTTAAATGCTGACTTAAAAAAATTATTTAATTTTGAAAACAATGAACAAAAAAAGGCAGCTGAAAAGCAAATAGCGACAAGAACATTATTTGGAACATTAAATTCAAACGGAACACAACCAGAAGATTTTATTCCAGGAAAATTTATTAATCAAATGAAGAATCTACAATTTATTTTTGAATTAATAAATAAAATAATTTTTAATAACAATTCAGTTATTGATATTAATGAAATTAATCAAATCATTTTTAAAATATTAACAGGCACAAAATTAGATAACAAAACGATAGATTTTTCTAAATTTGCAATTACAAACTCAGATAAAACTGTAATGAATCAAAATGACTTTATCAAAGGTATAAATCATGTTTTAAAAGAAAATGGTTTAGCAAATTCAATTGGTTCACTAATTAGAACTATAATTTTAAAAACTCATTTAGAGAACGAACTTGATCAATTATTAAACACTAAATGAGTTGATGTTGAAATAAGGGGAAAAGAAAACGGTTTATACGGAATTGGATTAGGAGAATTCTTTCTTGTGATCGGGATTTGAATCGGTGTTTTAATGCAAACATTTATTTATGATCGAGCAAAAAGACGTAAAAAATCTTCACAATCTACATGATATTTATCAAAAACATTATTAATGTTGTTAACAACTTTTATTCAAGTTACAGCTCAGGTATGAATGGCATATGCTTTTGGATGAAATATCTTAGGTTTAGAAACAATTCTTTATGTTTGAATTTTTTTAATTGCTTCAGGATTCATGTTTGTAATTTTAATTCAAGCACTATGATTTTTAGTTAAAGATGAATCTGTAGGTAAATTTTTAGTAGTTTTAGTAATGGTTTTATCTTTGGCTTCTGGAGGTGGCACTTTCCCTGCTTTCTCACAATTTAAATTTTTTGAAATTATAAGTTATTTAGTACCTTTCACATATGTTTTGAAAGGATTAGGAGCAATAGTTTTTGGAGTTCCTGAATTAGGAACTAATCCAGTTACTACAAATGTAGTTTTAATTAATTTTTCAATCATTATTTTATTTGTTCTAATCTTTTTAACTTTAGGTCTTTTAGTAGGCGCTAGAAATAGACATAAAGATATTTTATTCGGATCATTTAAAGGCAAAAAAATATTGATAGCTTTAAAAGAATTGAAACGTAGTGAAGAAGACATTAATTCTTTTGCAAATGGTGAAAAAAAATTTCAAAAATATAATTGAAAATCATTGGGAGCAGAACAAGATTTAGAACTTTATCGCAAAGTTAAAGAATTATATCCATTCGAAGGAACCTTTAAATGATGGAAAAATAAAGATCACGATAAAGTTGTCAAACCAAACGAAACCGATGATGATATAATTTCTAGAAATGAATAA
- a CDS encoding cation-translocating P-type ATPase, whose amino-acid sequence MVNNTLEKPKVFKNKLKRNEWPHKNDIKIFANLSINETVEKLNVETLGLTEKYISKHQKSKRVLKKEHKKKYRFAFWKHLLKNLKEPFTLLLLAIAIYNLVMYGLEQNITNIAGGLLVVFLVGASIIFDISAEYSMHKSNNKIKTGSNELVGCLRNIILSPNTLLTSEDILLQKVTRIRKEELFVGDIIYLRSGDVVPVDCKVIHKNNLKLTQEVMNGAKTPIEKKAFNTYNGDNLFQLTNILYRGTKVVDGSCWAIVIYKSAETYFEFKQAKAKNNQPKSIFFDKVKDVTKFLVRSVIIFVPMIFILAVILEGFSTDFKNIDIYLDSLVFSMAIAVALAPDALPLIMTSAFSKSRKLLAKKNIISRDITAVQNIGVMDVVMIDYEDIFVHKNFRLEEIVNLKLEADSEIAKLSLLSFLASPSDNRDINSAIAKSRKMIGLKNQINDKYKVIRTISSLAHPGVYTTVVEDKQGQRWAISRGALTTILNSCNKFNDTNNEVKAINKQNLNKTLQEAFVAITNKSYISVGIAIKKVNDINKDNEEEIIKDNFTLIGLVNLKQEAKPKVNEQLKLLSKSALSLKLFSQRTLEYALSMTKNLDFKVSDYISGPEIQNMTDKELQKVVEKINLFYDMDPLTEVRVINILKKLKHTVGYIGRDLNSSLQILNANVGITTHDSDVFAKNCANMLIGNDGIYEVLTAIKQSRRSLVNVMKFVKIKTVWSISITIKLIIGLFLLGNESISEIQLLVQNLIFDFVEYMIIYDWVDERYTKRPVSWDTKSILKFAIWNGVIIQIISLVNLAITGFVLYPDMFSDIKNGVEGYESKLAILQTIIWTEDSIIHLISVLIIRNHYKSILTDNAAYGLLLSILIAGILFFIIPFIPEIKFTFNIQPPKFEWYLYSLGLFVIYTILASLWKWIYVHYFHKWL is encoded by the coding sequence ATGGTTAATAACACTCTAGAAAAACCAAAAGTTTTTAAAAATAAACTGAAACGTAATGAATGGCCTCATAAAAATGATATTAAAATTTTTGCAAATCTTTCAATTAATGAAACTGTTGAAAAACTTAATGTTGAAACGTTGGGTTTAACAGAAAAATATATATCAAAACATCAAAAAAGTAAACGTGTTTTAAAGAAAGAACACAAGAAAAAATATCGTTTTGCTTTTTGAAAACATTTATTAAAAAATCTTAAAGAACCATTTACTTTATTATTGTTGGCGATAGCAATTTATAACTTAGTTATGTATGGTTTAGAACAAAATATTACCAATATTGCTGGTGGATTACTAGTAGTTTTTTTAGTTGGAGCTTCAATAATTTTTGATATTTCTGCCGAGTATTCAATGCACAAATCTAACAACAAAATCAAAACAGGGAGTAATGAATTAGTTGGTTGTTTACGTAACATTATTTTGTCACCAAATACACTTTTGACTAGTGAAGATATTTTGTTACAAAAAGTTACTCGTATTAGAAAAGAAGAACTTTTTGTTGGAGACATCATTTACCTTCGATCTGGTGATGTTGTTCCAGTTGATTGTAAAGTTATTCATAAAAATAATCTAAAATTAACTCAAGAAGTAATGAATGGAGCAAAAACTCCTATTGAGAAAAAAGCATTTAATACTTATAATGGTGATAATTTATTTCAATTAACAAATATTTTGTATCGTGGAACTAAAGTTGTTGATGGAAGTTGTTGAGCGATAGTTATATACAAAAGCGCAGAAACATACTTTGAATTTAAACAAGCGAAAGCAAAAAATAATCAACCTAAATCCATATTTTTTGACAAAGTTAAAGATGTGACAAAATTTTTAGTAAGATCAGTAATCATTTTTGTGCCCATGATTTTTATTTTAGCTGTTATTCTAGAGGGCTTCAGTACAGATTTTAAGAACATTGATATTTATTTAGATTCATTAGTTTTTTCAATGGCTATTGCTGTGGCGTTAGCTCCTGATGCATTACCTTTGATTATGACTTCTGCATTTTCGAAATCAAGAAAATTACTTGCTAAAAAAAATATTATTTCTAGAGATATTACAGCTGTTCAAAACATTGGGGTAATGGATGTCGTAATGATTGATTATGAAGATATTTTCGTTCATAAAAATTTCAGATTAGAAGAAATTGTGAATTTAAAATTGGAAGCTGATTCCGAAATAGCAAAACTTTCATTGTTAAGTTTTTTAGCTTCTCCTTCAGATAATAGAGATATTAATTCAGCTATTGCAAAATCACGCAAAATGATTGGTTTAAAAAATCAAATTAACGATAAATATAAAGTTATTAGAACGATTTCCTCTTTAGCGCATCCAGGTGTATACACAACTGTTGTTGAAGACAAGCAAGGACAAAGATGAGCAATTAGTAGAGGGGCTTTAACGACAATCTTAAATAGTTGCAATAAATTCAATGATACCAATAATGAAGTTAAAGCAATTAATAAGCAAAATTTAAACAAAACTTTACAAGAAGCTTTTGTGGCAATAACTAATAAATCTTATATTTCTGTGGGAATTGCAATAAAAAAAGTAAATGACATAAATAAAGATAATGAAGAAGAAATTATAAAAGATAATTTTACTTTAATTGGATTAGTAAATTTAAAGCAAGAAGCAAAACCCAAAGTTAATGAACAATTAAAATTATTAAGCAAGTCAGCATTAAGTCTTAAATTATTTTCCCAAAGAACTTTAGAATATGCTTTATCAATGACTAAAAACCTTGATTTTAAAGTATCAGATTATATTTCTGGTCCCGAAATACAAAACATGACAGACAAAGAACTGCAAAAAGTTGTTGAAAAAATAAACTTGTTTTACGATATGGATCCACTTACAGAAGTTCGTGTGATTAACATATTAAAGAAATTGAAACACACAGTTGGATATATTGGAAGAGATTTAAATAGTTCTTTGCAAATTCTAAATGCTAATGTCGGAATTACAACTCATGATTCTGATGTATTTGCAAAAAACTGTGCAAATATGTTGATAGGAAACGACGGTATTTATGAAGTTTTGACAGCAATTAAGCAGTCAAGACGTTCATTGGTCAATGTAATGAAATTTGTTAAAATCAAAACAGTTTGATCAATTTCTATAACGATTAAATTGATTATCGGACTATTCTTGCTTGGAAATGAATCAATAAGCGAAATTCAGCTTTTGGTTCAAAATCTAATTTTTGATTTTGTTGAATATATGATTATTTATGATTGGGTTGATGAAAGATATACAAAGCGACCTGTTTCTTGAGATACCAAATCTATTTTAAAATTTGCTATATGAAATGGAGTAATTATTCAAATAATTTCTTTAGTTAACTTAGCAATTACCGGATTTGTGTTATACCCAGATATGTTTTCTGATATTAAAAACGGTGTTGAAGGATATGAAAGCAAATTAGCGATATTACAAACAATTATTTGAACAGAAGATTCCATAATTCATTTAATTTCTGTATTAATAATTAGAAATCACTATAAATCTATTTTAACTGATAATGCTGCTTATGGTTTATTGTTATCAATTCTAATAGCAGGGATCTTATTCTTTATAATACCTTTTATCCCAGAAATTAAATTTACTTTTAATATTCAACCACCAAAATTTGAATGATATTTATATTCTTTAGGATTATTTGTTATTTACACAATACTAGCCTCTTTATGAAAATGAATTTATGTTCACTATTTCCATAAATGATTATAA
- a CDS encoding riboflavin kinase, with protein sequence MIEIKINPLTRMMLNLKPTLGVIGYPEQWNNLTNEIINEAKKNNQPVTLLYFEKDYAQNNLLSYEAIVKKAENAGVDQLITVYENGFLPLDYYKHLFNLSNVVVFKNESRIEELQKVYNNNLTIFAKDNILEPTNLEDIEILNNADLKKYKQKYNANYFVKGFVGEGQKLGRTIGYPTANLIFSNDTKLKQGVYLVKVKLPNDEINHWGMAVLWKNPLDQIVIETNIFDFSKDIYKSGIRLELIKYHRENVKIKNLEELKSLLKKDEEELKKIIKEEV encoded by the coding sequence ATGATAGAGATAAAAATTAATCCATTAACTCGCATGATGCTAAATTTAAAACCAACATTAGGAGTTATAGGATACCCCGAGCAATGAAATAATTTAACAAATGAAATAATTAATGAAGCGAAAAAAAACAATCAACCAGTAACTCTTTTATATTTTGAAAAAGATTATGCACAAAATAATTTATTAAGCTATGAAGCAATTGTTAAAAAGGCAGAAAACGCAGGAGTTGACCAATTAATTACGGTTTATGAAAATGGCTTTTTACCATTAGATTATTATAAACATCTTTTTAATTTAAGTAATGTTGTAGTTTTTAAAAATGAATCTAGAATTGAAGAATTACAAAAAGTTTACAATAATAATCTGACAATTTTTGCAAAAGATAATATCTTAGAACCTACAAATTTAGAAGATATAGAAATTCTAAATAATGCTGATTTAAAAAAATATAAACAAAAATATAACGCCAACTATTTCGTTAAAGGTTTTGTTGGTGAGGGACAAAAATTAGGAAGAACAATAGGATATCCTACTGCTAATTTAATATTTTCTAACGATACAAAATTAAAACAAGGAGTTTACTTAGTAAAAGTTAAATTACCTAATGACGAAATAAACCATTGAGGAATGGCTGTTTTATGAAAAAATCCTTTAGATCAAATAGTTATTGAAACAAATATTTTTGATTTTAGTAAAGATATTTATAAATCAGGAATTAGACTAGAATTAATTAAATACCATAGAGAAAATGTAAAAATAAAAAATTTAGAGGAACTAAAATCTTTATTAAAAAAAGATGAAGAAGAATTGAAGAAAATAATTAAAGAAGAGGTATAA